From the Oryza glaberrima chromosome 5, OglaRS2, whole genome shotgun sequence genome, one window contains:
- the LOC127772959 gene encoding cysteine-rich receptor-like protein kinase 2: MQRRGFLAAAAALRCLLLVVVAAVADDDGGATATPVILATVCGNTTAADQEGFDISFVNTLDLIYQNVTRSGFGAAASGEGADTVYGLGQCMGYLSPTDCQLCYAQSRVKLPNCLPATGGRIYLDGCFLRFGADNFTAAATDASDTAVCSNATVSSPAAFAATSAALLRNVTAAAPGARDYYYYSASSSSSASALPSVSPRVYAAAQCWRSLNATACAACVASARDRVVGRCLPRAAEGYGLNAGCVVRYSTQPFYLPANAAAAAGSSTRHIIIVVIASVFCALAVIGIALVWAKMRNRRNDHHDDMDGSIEIIRTIAASQLSFKYEELRKATDDFNQINKLGQGGYGSVYKGVLLDGREIAVKRLFFNTREWADQFFNEVRLVSQVQHKNLVKLLGCSIEGPESLLVYEYLCNTSLDHYLFDAFKKTALDWERRFEIILGTAEGLSYLHNASEIRIIHRDIKASNVLLDERFRPKIADFGLARNFMEDQSHLSTGLAGTFGYMAPEYIVHGQLTEKADIYSYGVLVLEIITGRKSLNSVASSAEGHSLMSLIWKHYNEGTLMELLDPNLQEQCTEEGALKVFHVGLLCAQASPNLRPPMWKVVEMLGSRNNELPRPTQPPFINIKGSNAKSDSSGSSSLKSSSDKSPFSLNQLSVSGVQAR; encoded by the exons atgcaacGCCGGGGcttcttggccgccgccgccgcgctccggtgcctcctcctcgtcgtcgtcgccgcggtggccgacgacgacggtggcgccaCGGCCACGCCGGTGATACTGGCCACGGTGTGCGGGAACACCACGGCGGCCGACCAGGAGGGCTTCGACATCAGCTTCGTCAACACGCTGGATCTCATCTACCAGAACGTCACGCGCTCCGGCTTCGGCGCCGCGGCCTCCGGCGAGGGCGCCGACACCGTCTACGGCCTCGGCCAGTGCATGGGTTACCTCTCGCCGACCGACTGCCAGCTCTGCTACGCGCAGAGCCGCGTCAAGCTGCCAAACTGCCTCCCGGCCACCGGCGGCCGGATCTACCTCGACGGCTGCTTCCTCCGCTTCGGCGCCGACaacttcaccgccgccgccaccgacgccagcGACACCGCCGTCTGCTCCAACGCCaccgtctcctcgccggcggcgttcgCCGCGACGTCGGCCGCATTGCTGCGGAACGTCACGGCGGCCGCGCCGGGCGCCAGGgattactactactacagcgcgtcgtcgtcgtcgtcggcgtcggcgttgcCGTCGGTGTCGCCGCGGGTGTACGCGGCGGCGCAGTGCTGGAGGTCGCTGAACGCCACCGCGTGCGCGGCGTGCGTGGCGAGCGCGCGCGACCGCGTCGTTGGGCGCTgcctgccgcgcgccgccgagggCTACGGGCTCAACGCCGGCTGCGTCGTCAGGTACTCCACGCAGCCGTTCTACTTGCcggcgaacgccgccgccgccgccgggtcaTCCA CACGGCACATAATTATCGTGGTGATCGCCTCAGTCTTCTGTGCACTGGCTGTCATCGGCATAGCATTGGTCTGGGCAAAAATGAGGAACAGAAGAAATGATCACCATGATG ACATGGATGGTTCTATTGAGATCATCCGCACCATCGCCGCATCGCAGCTCAGTTTCAAGTATGAAGAATTGCGCAAGGCGACTGACGACTTTAATCAGATCAACAAGCTTGGCCAGGGTGGATATGGATCAGTCTACAAG GGTGTGCTACTAGACGGCCGGGAGATCGCCGTAAAGCGCCTCTTCTTCAACACGCGGGAGTGGGCCGATCAGTTCTTCAACGAGGTGCGCCTTGTCAGTCAGGTGCAGCACAAGAATCTTGTCAAGCTGCTCGGATGCAGCATCGAGGGACCGGAGAGCCTCCTGGTCTATGAGTACCTCTGCAACACCAGCCTTGATCACTACTTGTTTG ATGCATTCAAGAAGACCGCATTGGATTGGGAACGGCGGTTCGAGATCATCCTTGGGACTGCAGAGGGTCTGTCATATCTCCACAATGCTTCTGAGATCAGGATCATACATAGGGACATAAAGGCAAGTAACGTACTGTTGGACGAGAGGTTCAGGCCTAAGATTGCCGATTTCGGTTTGGCAAGGAACTTCATGGAAGATCAAAGTCACCTCAGCACTGGCCTCGCGGGAACTTT TGGATATATGGCTCCTGAATACATTGTCCATGGGCAACTGACAGAGAAGGCTGACATCTACAGCTACGGCGTGCTAGTCCTCGAGATCATCACCGGTCGGAAGAGCCTCAACTCGGTTGCGTCATCAGCAGAAGGGCATTCCCTCATGTCACTG ATATGGAAGCACTACAATGAAGGCACCCTGATGGAACTATTGGACCCAAACCTCCAAGAGCAATGCACAGAGGAGGGAGCTCTCAAGGTGTTCCATGTTGGACTACTATGTGCGCAAGCGTCACCGAACCTTAGGCCACCAATGTGGAAGGTGGTCGAGATGTTGGGTAGTAGGAACAATGAGCTTCCTCGGCCTACCCAGCCCCCATTCATCAACATAAAGGGGTCGAATGCGAAGAGCGACAGCTCGGGTTCTTCGTCTTTGAAGTCAAGCTCAGACAAGTCCCCCTTCTCGCTAAACCAGCTTTCAGTGAGTGGAGTACAGGCCAGGTAA
- the LOC127775100 gene encoding probable WRKY transcription factor 69: MTKMSSMKADGSVPKRRRQDVQKVVVSLKDHKVEQGPPADSWSWRKYGQKPIKGSPHPRGYYKCSSYRGCPARKQVDKCRNDASLLIITYTSDHNHDNYAATTTNSVQEQAHNPDTSDPLSNGMSLAEVVTVASSKLSGEEESCDFFDELEELPVSASPLPSLSFMVQECSFSDARTLL; this comes from the exons ATGACAAAGATGAGCAGCATGAAAGCTGATGGCAGTGTCCCCAAGAGAAG GAGGCAGGATGTTCAGAAGGTTGTGGTGTCTTTGAAAGATCATAAGGTTGAGCAAGGGCCACCTGCTGACAGTTGGTCCTGGAGGAAATATGGGCAGAAACCAATCAAAGGATCTCCTCATCCAAG AGGCTACTACAAGTGCAGCAGTTACAGGGGATGCCCAGCCAGGAAGCAAGTAGACAAGTGCAGGAATGATGCATCTCTGCTCATCATCACCTACACCTCAGATCACAACCATGACAACtatgctgctactactacaaaTTCAGTCCAAGAACAGGCACATAATCCTGACACAAGTGATCCTCTCAGCAATGGCATGTCCCTTGCTGAGGTAGTAACAGTTGCATCCTCCAAGCTGTCCGGTGAAGAGGAGAGCTGTGACTTCTTTGATGAGCTTGAGGAGCTCCCAGTGTCTGCATCTCCCTTGCCAAGCTTATCTTTCATGGTCCAAGAGTGCAGCTTCTCTGATGCAAGAACACTGTTGTAG
- the LOC127775099 gene encoding uncharacterized protein LOC127775099: protein MEARARTYGSSGASPGNLGDRYDNYANYSSYLNDEPMPDAASEKDQGNEYFKQKKFAQAIECYSRSIGLSPSAVAFANRAMAYLKLRRFEEAENDCTEALNLDDRYVKAYSRRITARKELGKLKEAMDDAEFAVSIDPNNPELRKQYSEIKALHMKEVANRSKPTKHTVFKFDKSGDKKDTSHAPSSSQKDSFMEVDLPSRVAVEIREKADGTSKGGSGVIFKDSTIQPSRDAKQKPGPEASIQDLASRAASRYMASTVKSMKTPKTAYDFEVSWRALSDDTAKQTQLLKSIPPSSLPEIFKNALSAAFLIDIVKCTTLIFREDTMLAVSILENLAKVPRFDLIIMCLSSMHKSELRKVWDQIFLAETASADQVEALRQLRAKYIQEGLQDSMFTSN from the exons ATG GAAGCTAGGGCAAGGACATACGGGTCTTCAGGAGCTTCCCCAGGAAATCTGGGTGATCGGTACGACAATTATGCCAACTACTCAAGCTACTTAAACGATGAGCCAATGCCTGATGCTGCATCAGAAAAGGATCAG ggTAATGAGTATTTCAAACAGAAAAAGTTTGCCCAGGCTATTGAGTGCTACTCAAGAAGTATCGGACTGTCTCCTTCAGCGGTTGCTTTTGCAAACAGAGCTATGGCATATCTTAAACTAAGAAG GTTTGAAGAGGCAGAGAATGATTGCACTGAAGCTCTGAATCTTGATGACCGCTATGTTAAAGCATACTCACGCAGAATTACAGCAAGAAAAGAACTTGGGAAGCTTAAGGAAGCAATGGATG ATGCTGAATTTGCTGTCAGTATTGATCCTAACAATCCAGAGCTCAGGAAGCAGTATTCTGAGATAAAAGCATTACACATGAAG GAAGTGGCTAACAGAAGTAAGCCAACCAAACATacagtttttaaatttgataaaTCTGGAGATAAAAAGGACACTTCACATGCACCAAGTAGTTCCCAGAAG GACAGTTTCATGGAAGTTGATCTGCCTAGTAGAGTTGCAGTGGAGATTAGAGAGAAAGCAGATGGTACATCCAAAGGTGGATCTGGAGTAATCTTCAAAGACAGTACCATACAG CCATCTCGAGATGCTAAACAGAAGCCTGGACCAGAAGCATCAATACAAGATCTTGCATCTCGTGCTGCTTCACGGTATATGGCCAGCACTGTAAAAAGTATGAAGACACCAAAGACAGCATATGATTTTGAGGTTTCTTGGAGAGCTCTCTCTGATGACACTGCCAAGCAAACACAGTTATTAAAG TCAATTCCACCATCAAGCCTACCAGAGATTTTCAAGAATGCACTTTCAGCTGCTTTTCTGATTGATATCGTGAAGTGCACAACCTTAATTTTCCG GGAGGACACAATGTTAGCTGTTAGCATTTTGGAGAATTTGGCAAAAGTTCCCCGTTTTGACTTGATAATCATGTGCCTTTCATCCATGCATAAATCTG AATTACGGAAGGTCTGGGATCAAATATTCCTTGCTGAAACTGCATCAGCAGATCAGGTTGAAGCCCTCAGGCAACTTCGAGCCAAATATATTCAGGAAGGATTGCAGGATAGCATGTTCACTTCAAATTAA